One Leclercia pneumoniae genomic region harbors:
- a CDS encoding beta-glucoside-specific PTS transporter subunit IIABC yields MNHLQTALDIITQVGGAENIEHIEHCSTRLRLSLYDNGKVNEAALAKIDGVLGVRINVQCQVIIGHEVVQVYEAVRSLAGEPQAQSTQSVSTKASRGAQVVDFVISVFQPLVPAIAGGGVLKSLLLLLDVLGWLSRDSDTYKVLDNIGSAPLWFLPILVAITTAMKLKVNVLVAVSAVSVMLLPAMTKQLAEGTAFMSFDLRNVAYASQVFPAILCVLFYAQTEKLFNRYSPGALRIFLSPMLSLLVTVPVTLLILGPLGYELGAGLATVILWLYGKLGFVATGLLAAALPFMVAAGMHKPMLPYAVASMSQFGREMLYLPASLAHNIAESGACLAIALKSKDKVLKSTAFSAGISALFGITEPALYGVTLLNKKALYSVILGSVVGGAFIGWMAIEAFALVGPGLASISMFVSPDNPTNIVWAFAGAGLSFAIAFISALLLWRDKAAEKTDELTFTRPVEGQIIPLENVNDDVFARKIMGDGIAIVPSQGVLRAPADGTVVNIFESGHALSLLTDAGVELIFHIGIDTIKLQGEGFSPQVKEGQQVKRGETLIEFSLDTITAAGLDPVVMMVVTNGERFSLTPGSNDDKNHNPHIIMTLKESV; encoded by the coding sequence ATGAATCACTTGCAGACTGCGCTGGACATCATCACCCAGGTGGGCGGTGCTGAAAATATCGAACATATCGAACACTGCTCAACTCGCTTGCGTCTGAGCCTCTACGACAATGGTAAAGTCAACGAGGCTGCGCTGGCAAAGATTGACGGCGTACTCGGCGTGCGTATTAACGTGCAATGCCAGGTGATCATCGGCCATGAGGTGGTGCAGGTCTACGAGGCGGTGCGTTCACTTGCGGGCGAGCCGCAGGCTCAGTCCACGCAATCTGTCAGTACCAAAGCCAGCCGTGGCGCTCAGGTGGTGGATTTTGTGATCAGCGTTTTTCAGCCGCTGGTGCCTGCCATCGCAGGCGGTGGCGTGCTGAAATCGTTGCTGTTGCTGCTGGATGTACTGGGCTGGCTGAGCCGGGATAGCGACACCTATAAAGTGCTGGATAACATCGGCTCAGCACCGCTCTGGTTCTTGCCGATTCTGGTGGCGATCACCACCGCCATGAAGTTAAAAGTTAACGTTCTGGTCGCGGTTTCGGCAGTTTCCGTCATGCTCTTACCGGCCATGACCAAACAGCTGGCAGAGGGCACGGCGTTTATGTCGTTTGATCTGCGCAACGTGGCTTACGCATCGCAGGTCTTCCCGGCGATTCTCTGCGTGCTGTTTTACGCCCAGACTGAAAAACTGTTTAACCGCTATTCGCCCGGAGCGCTGCGCATCTTCCTGTCGCCAATGCTGTCGCTGCTGGTGACGGTACCCGTCACGCTGCTCATTCTGGGGCCGCTGGGTTACGAGCTGGGCGCCGGGCTGGCAACGGTGATTCTGTGGCTGTATGGCAAGCTGGGCTTTGTGGCCACCGGCCTGCTTGCCGCTGCCCTCCCCTTTATGGTTGCCGCCGGCATGCACAAACCGATGCTTCCTTATGCCGTCGCGTCGATGAGCCAGTTTGGTCGCGAAATGCTCTATCTGCCTGCGTCGCTGGCGCACAATATTGCCGAATCGGGCGCCTGCCTCGCCATCGCCCTGAAAAGCAAAGACAAAGTATTAAAGTCCACCGCCTTCTCCGCTGGGATCTCTGCGCTGTTTGGCATTACCGAGCCGGCACTTTACGGCGTGACGCTCCTGAACAAAAAAGCGCTCTACAGCGTGATTTTAGGCAGCGTGGTTGGCGGCGCCTTTATCGGCTGGATGGCGATCGAAGCCTTTGCCCTGGTCGGCCCTGGCCTTGCCAGCATCTCCATGTTTGTCTCGCCCGATAACCCAACGAACATCGTCTGGGCGTTTGCTGGCGCCGGGCTCTCTTTTGCTATCGCCTTTATCAGCGCCCTGCTGTTGTGGCGTGATAAAGCGGCGGAAAAAACGGATGAGCTGACCTTCACCCGCCCGGTAGAGGGGCAAATCATTCCGCTGGAGAATGTTAATGACGATGTTTTCGCACGCAAAATTATGGGGGATGGCATCGCCATCGTTCCCTCCCAGGGGGTGCTGCGCGCCCCGGCAGACGGCACCGTAGTCAATATATTTGAGAGTGGCCATGCGCTGAGTCTGCTCACCGATGCGGGCGTAGAGTTAATTTTTCACATCGGCATCGACACCATCAAACTTCAGGGCGAGGGCTTCTCGCCACAGGTGAAAGAAGGCCAGCAGGTGAAGCGCGGCGAAACCTTGATTGAATTTTCTCTCGACACCATCACCGCCGCCGGGCTCGATCCGGTGGTGATGATGGTCGTAACAAACGGCGAACGCTTTTCGCTGACACCAGGCAGTAACGACGATAAAAATCACAATCCTCACATCATCATGACGCTTAAGGAGTCCGTGTAA
- the metE gene encoding 5-methyltetrahydropteroyltriglutamate--homocysteine S-methyltransferase — MTIRNHTLGFPRVGLRRELKKAQERYWAGNATREELLAVGRELRARHWEQQKQAGIDLLPVGDFAWYDHVLTTSLLLGNVPARHQNKDGSVDIDTLFRIGRGRAPTGEPAAAAEMTKWFNTNYHYMVPEFVKGQQFKLTWTQLLEEVDEALALGHHVKPVLLGPLTYLWLGKVKGEQFDRLSLLNEILPIYKQVLIELGKRGIQWVQIDEPALVLELPQAWLDAYKPAYEALTGQVKLLLTTYFEGVTPNLDTITALPVQGLHVDLVHGKDDVAELHQRLPAEWLLSAGLVNGRNVWRADLTEKYGQINDIAGLRELWVASSCSLLHSPIDLSVETRLDPEVKSWFAFALQKCEELALLRDALNSGDTAAIIAWSAPIQARRHSARVHNPAVEQRLAAITSQDSQRQSPYAVRAEAQRARFRLPAWPTTTIGSFPQTTEIRGLRLDFKKGNLDAAHYRTGIAEHIKQAIVEQERLGLDVLVHGEAERNDMVEYFGEHLDGFVFTQNGWVQSYGSRCVKPPVVIGDISRPAAITVEWAKYAQSLTDKPVKGMLTGPVTILCWSFPREDVSRETIAKQIALALRDEVADLEAAGIGIIQIDEPALREGLPLRRSDWDAYLKWGVDAFRINAAVARDDTQIHTHMCYCEFNDIMDAIAALDADVITIETSRSDMELLESFEEFDYPNEIGPGVYDIHSPNVPSVEWIEALLQKAAQRIPAARLWVNPDCGLKTRGWPETRAALANMVEAARNLRQA, encoded by the coding sequence ATGACTATCCGCAATCACACACTCGGTTTCCCTCGCGTTGGCCTGCGCCGCGAATTGAAAAAAGCACAAGAGCGCTACTGGGCGGGCAACGCTACCCGTGAGGAGCTTCTGGCGGTCGGACGCGAGCTGCGCGCACGCCACTGGGAGCAGCAAAAACAGGCGGGCATCGATCTGCTGCCGGTAGGGGATTTTGCCTGGTACGACCATGTTCTGACCACTAGCCTGCTGCTTGGTAACGTGCCGGCTCGTCATCAGAACAAAGATGGATCGGTAGATATCGATACCCTGTTCCGTATAGGCCGTGGCCGTGCCCCGACGGGGGAGCCAGCGGCTGCGGCGGAAATGACCAAGTGGTTTAACACCAACTATCACTATATGGTGCCGGAATTTGTCAAAGGCCAGCAGTTCAAGCTGACCTGGACCCAGCTTCTGGAGGAAGTGGACGAAGCGCTGGCGCTGGGCCACCACGTCAAACCGGTGCTGCTGGGCCCGCTCACTTACCTGTGGCTGGGTAAAGTGAAGGGTGAGCAATTTGATCGCCTGAGCCTGCTGAACGAGATCCTGCCGATCTACAAACAGGTGCTTATTGAACTGGGCAAACGCGGCATTCAGTGGGTACAGATCGACGAACCGGCGCTGGTGCTTGAGCTACCGCAGGCGTGGCTGGATGCTTACAAACCGGCGTATGAAGCCTTAACGGGTCAGGTGAAGTTGCTGCTGACCACCTATTTCGAAGGCGTCACACCGAACCTCGACACTATTACTGCGCTGCCAGTGCAGGGGCTACACGTCGATCTGGTTCACGGCAAAGATGATGTCGCTGAACTGCACCAGCGCCTGCCCGCGGAGTGGCTGCTCTCTGCCGGTCTGGTGAACGGACGTAACGTCTGGCGCGCCGATCTCACGGAGAAATATGGTCAAATTAACGATATCGCAGGCCTGCGTGAACTGTGGGTGGCCTCCTCCTGCTCCCTGCTGCACAGCCCCATCGATCTCAGCGTGGAAACCCGTCTGGACCCAGAGGTGAAAAGCTGGTTTGCCTTCGCCCTGCAAAAGTGTGAAGAGCTGGCCTTACTACGCGATGCACTTAACAGCGGTGATACGGCAGCGATAATCGCGTGGAGTGCCCCGATTCAGGCGCGTCGTCACTCGGCGCGCGTGCACAATCCGGCGGTAGAACAACGTCTGGCCGCCATTACCTCCCAGGATAGCCAGCGTCAGAGCCCCTATGCGGTACGTGCTGAAGCGCAGCGCGCCCGCTTCAGGCTGCCTGCGTGGCCAACCACCACCATCGGCTCCTTCCCGCAAACCACGGAGATCCGCGGCCTGCGGCTGGACTTCAAAAAGGGCAATCTTGATGCCGCCCATTATCGCACCGGCATCGCTGAGCACATCAAACAGGCTATTGTGGAGCAGGAGCGCTTAGGCCTGGACGTGCTGGTGCACGGTGAGGCTGAACGTAACGATATGGTGGAATACTTTGGCGAGCACCTGGATGGCTTTGTCTTTACCCAGAATGGCTGGGTACAGAGCTACGGCTCCCGCTGCGTAAAACCGCCAGTGGTGATTGGCGACATCAGCCGTCCGGCGGCGATCACCGTCGAGTGGGCAAAATATGCACAGTCGCTGACCGACAAACCGGTGAAAGGCATGCTCACCGGCCCGGTGACTATTCTCTGCTGGTCCTTCCCCCGTGAAGACGTCAGCCGTGAAACCATCGCGAAGCAAATCGCGCTGGCGCTGCGGGATGAGGTCGCGGATCTGGAAGCGGCGGGCATTGGCATCATCCAGATTGACGAACCGGCGCTGCGTGAAGGTCTGCCGCTGCGCCGCAGCGACTGGGATGCTTACCTCAAGTGGGGCGTGGACGCTTTCCGCATCAACGCCGCTGTGGCCAGGGATGATACGCAGATCCACACCCATATGTGCTACTGCGAATTCAACGACATCATGGATGCCATTGCCGCGCTGGATGCTGACGTGATCACCATCGAGACCTCGCGTTCGGATATGGAACTGCTGGAGTCGTTCGAGGAATTTGACTACCCGAACGAAATCGGGCCTGGCGTTTATGATATTCACTCGCCAAACGTGCCGAGCGTAGAGTGGATTGAGGCCCTGCTGCAGAAGGCGGCACAGCGTATTCCGGCCGCACGCCTGTGGGTAAACCCGGACTGTGGCCTGAAAACCCGCGGCTGGCCGGAGACCCGTGCCGCACTGGCGAACATGGTAGAAGCCGCGCGCAACTTACGTCAGGCGTAA
- the yigL gene encoding sugar/pyridoxal phosphate phosphatase YigL, protein MYQVVASDLDGTLLSPDHTLSPYAKETLKLLTARGVNFVFATGRHHVDVGQIRDNLDIKAYMITSNGARVHDTDGNLIFTHNLDRDIAVDLFGMMYNNPDIITNVYRDDEWFMNRHRPDEMRFFKEAVFNYSLYEPGLLEPEGISKVFFTCDTHEALLPLEQAINARWRDRVNVSFSTLTCLEVMAGGVSKGHALEAVAKRLGFELKDCIAFGDGMNDAEMLSMAGKGCIMDNAHQRLKDLHPELEVIGTNGDNAVPKYLRKLFLE, encoded by the coding sequence ATGTACCAGGTTGTTGCGTCTGATCTCGACGGCACGCTGCTCTCACCCGACCACACCTTATCGCCTTACGCGAAAGAGACCCTAAAACTCCTGACCGCGCGTGGCGTGAACTTTGTCTTCGCGACCGGTCGCCACCACGTAGATGTGGGGCAGATCCGCGATAACCTCGACATCAAAGCCTATATGATCACCTCCAACGGTGCGCGTGTTCACGATACCGATGGTAATTTGATCTTCACCCACAACCTGGATCGCGACATTGCCGTCGATCTCTTTGGCATGATGTATAACAACCCGGATATCATCACTAACGTCTATCGCGATGATGAGTGGTTTATGAACCGCCATCGCCCGGACGAGATGCGTTTCTTCAAAGAGGCGGTGTTTAACTACTCCCTCTATGAGCCTGGTCTACTGGAGCCAGAAGGGATTAGCAAAGTCTTCTTCACCTGTGACACCCACGAGGCGCTGCTGCCGCTTGAGCAGGCCATCAACGCGCGCTGGCGCGATCGCGTCAACGTTAGCTTCTCCACGCTGACCTGCCTGGAAGTCATGGCCGGTGGCGTCTCAAAAGGTCATGCCCTGGAAGCGGTCGCCAAACGTCTGGGTTTTGAGCTGAAAGATTGCATCGCCTTTGGCGATGGCATGAACGACGCCGAAATGCTCTCCATGGCGGGGAAGGGCTGCATTATGGACAACGCTCATCAGCGCCTGAAAGATCTGCATCCGGAGCTGGAAGTGATTGGCACTAATGGTGATAACGCCGTGCCGAAATACCTGCGCAAACTGTTTCTTGAATAA
- a CDS encoding PRD domain-containing protein: MITIKKSLNNSMLLVDHDQREMILFGKGIGFGAKPGTPIDLNQVEKVFLPLNDLKSRHFLSLTDTIPAAFFELSHEILLLARGLCGDKLNSVLLFTLAEHLHFAVERSRSGQVILNKLSWEVKRYYPQEYSVGVQARERVSALFDVSLPEDEAVNIAFHLINASSQSDDSHAHQQVELVNRIAEIVRYKLRNAIDTGSVNYMRFITHLRYFAERVLTGKIVFSETEDFYQELMRHRPDAMTVAWVIRDYVQEKHQLTLPKDELTWLSIHISRLMDGQA, from the coding sequence GTGATTACGATAAAAAAATCGCTTAATAACAGCATGCTGCTGGTCGATCATGACCAGCGTGAGATGATCCTGTTCGGCAAAGGGATCGGTTTTGGCGCAAAACCGGGTACCCCGATCGACCTGAATCAGGTCGAGAAAGTGTTCCTGCCGTTAAACGATCTTAAGTCTCGCCATTTTTTATCGCTGACCGATACGATTCCTGCGGCATTCTTCGAACTCAGCCACGAGATCCTGCTCCTCGCTCGCGGTCTATGCGGCGATAAGCTGAATTCCGTCCTGCTCTTTACCCTTGCCGAACACCTCCATTTTGCCGTGGAGCGCAGCCGCAGCGGCCAGGTCATCCTCAATAAACTGAGCTGGGAGGTGAAGCGCTACTATCCGCAGGAGTACAGCGTTGGGGTGCAGGCGCGGGAGCGGGTCAGCGCGCTATTTGACGTTTCCCTGCCGGAAGATGAAGCCGTGAATATCGCTTTTCACCTCATTAACGCCAGCAGCCAGAGCGACGATAGCCATGCCCATCAACAGGTGGAGTTAGTCAATCGCATCGCGGAGATCGTGCGCTATAAGTTAAGAAATGCCATCGATACCGGATCGGTGAACTATATGCGCTTTATTACCCATCTGCGCTATTTTGCCGAACGCGTGCTGACAGGAAAAATTGTCTTTAGCGAGACGGAAGATTTTTATCAGGAGCTGATGCGTCATCGACCGGACGCCATGACCGTCGCATGGGTGATTCGGGATTATGTGCAGGAGAAGCATCAGCTCACCTTACCGAAAGATGAACTGACGTGGTTAAGCATTCATATCAGCCGACTGATGGATGGGCAGGCATAG
- a CDS encoding carboxylate/amino acid/amine transporter produces MALLIITTILWAFSFSLIGEYLAGSVDSYFSVLMRVGLAALVFLPFLRTRGQSLQTLLLYMLVGAMQLGIMYLFSFRAYIYLSVSEFLLFTVLTPLYITLIYDLLSKRRLRWGYLLSAALAVVGAAIIRYDKVSDHFWTGLMFVQLANISFAIGMVGYKRLMETRPMPQHNAFAWFYMGAAIVAVAAWFMLGNPQKLPTTSLQWGVLVWLGVVASGLGYFMWNYGATQVDAGTLGIMNNVHVPAGLLVNLAIWQEQPHWPSFVIGGTVILASLWVHRRWVAPRSVQTEDGRTRGSALSE; encoded by the coding sequence GTGGCGCTACTCATCATCACCACTATTCTGTGGGCCTTCTCGTTTAGCCTGATCGGCGAATATCTTGCCGGGTCAGTTGACAGCTATTTCTCTGTGCTGATGCGCGTTGGACTGGCTGCGCTAGTGTTCCTGCCGTTTCTGCGCACTCGCGGACAGTCGCTGCAAACCCTTCTGCTGTACATGCTGGTGGGGGCGATGCAGCTTGGCATCATGTACCTCTTTAGCTTTCGGGCCTATATCTACCTGTCGGTGTCGGAGTTTCTGCTCTTTACGGTGCTAACGCCGCTCTATATCACGCTGATTTACGATCTGCTCAGTAAACGCCGTCTGCGCTGGGGCTACCTGCTCAGCGCGGCGCTGGCGGTAGTGGGCGCGGCGATCATCCGCTACGACAAAGTGAGCGATCATTTCTGGACCGGACTGATGTTCGTTCAGCTGGCAAATATTAGCTTTGCCATCGGTATGGTGGGTTATAAACGGCTGATGGAAACGCGTCCGATGCCCCAGCACAATGCGTTTGCCTGGTTTTATATGGGCGCGGCGATTGTGGCGGTGGCGGCGTGGTTTATGTTGGGAAATCCGCAAAAACTGCCAACGACCTCCCTACAGTGGGGTGTGCTGGTCTGGCTGGGTGTGGTGGCCTCCGGTTTGGGTTACTTCATGTGGAACTATGGGGCAACTCAGGTCGACGCCGGGACGCTGGGCATTATGAACAACGTGCATGTGCCCGCAGGGCTGCTGGTGAATCTGGCCATCTGGCAGGAACAACCCCACTGGCCGAGCTTCGTTATTGGGGGAACAGTGATCCTGGCTTCGCTGTGGGTACATCGGCGTTGGGTCGCTCCGCGCTCCGTACAAACGGAAGATGGTCGCACGCGTGGTTCCGCGCTGAGCGAATAA
- the metR gene encoding HTH-type transcriptional regulator MetR, with protein sequence MIEIKHLKTLQALRNCGSLAAAAATLHQTQSALSHQFSDLEQRLGFRLFVRKSQPLRFTPQGEILLQLANQVLPQIASALQACNEPQQTKLRIAIECHSCIQWLTPALENFRQKWPQVEMDFKSGVTFDPQPSLQQGELDLVMTSDILPRSGLHYSPMFDFEVRLVLAPDHPLASKTRITPEDLATETLLIYPVQRSRLDIWRHFLQPAGISPQLKSVDNTLLLIQMVAASMGIAALPHWVVESFERQGLVVTKTLGDGLWSRLYSAVRDGEQRQPVTEAFIRSARNHACDHLPFVRSAERPNADVPTAKPGSLFPQ encoded by the coding sequence ATGATTGAGATTAAACACCTGAAAACGCTCCAGGCGTTGCGGAACTGCGGCTCCCTGGCAGCGGCGGCGGCCACGCTGCACCAGACCCAGTCCGCCCTTTCTCACCAGTTCAGCGATCTGGAACAACGCCTTGGCTTTCGTCTGTTTGTGCGCAAGAGCCAGCCTCTGCGCTTTACCCCGCAGGGGGAGATTTTGCTCCAGCTGGCCAATCAGGTACTGCCGCAAATTGCCAGCGCCCTGCAAGCCTGTAACGAGCCGCAGCAGACCAAATTGCGTATCGCCATTGAGTGCCATAGCTGTATTCAGTGGTTGACGCCCGCGCTTGAGAACTTCCGCCAGAAATGGCCGCAGGTTGAGATGGACTTTAAATCTGGCGTGACCTTTGATCCGCAGCCCTCGCTCCAGCAGGGCGAGCTGGATCTGGTGATGACCTCAGACATTCTGCCGCGCAGCGGTTTGCACTATTCGCCGATGTTTGATTTTGAAGTGCGTCTGGTGCTGGCGCCGGATCACCCTCTGGCCAGCAAAACGCGCATTACCCCGGAAGATCTGGCGACGGAAACCCTGTTGATCTATCCGGTGCAGCGCAGTCGCCTGGATATCTGGCGTCACTTCCTGCAGCCCGCGGGCATTAGCCCGCAGCTGAAAAGTGTGGATAACACTCTGTTGTTGATTCAGATGGTGGCGGCCAGCATGGGGATCGCCGCGCTGCCGCACTGGGTAGTGGAGAGTTTTGAACGCCAGGGTCTGGTGGTGACCAAAACCCTGGGCGATGGGCTGTGGAGCCGGCTGTACTCTGCCGTGCGCGATGGCGAGCAGCGTCAGCCGGTAACGGAGGCGTTTATTCGCTCAGCGCGGAACCACGCGTGCGACCATCTTCCGTTTGTACGGAGCGCGGAGCGACCCAACGCCGATGTACCCACAGCGAAGCCAGGATCACTGTTCCCCCAATAA
- a CDS encoding glycoside hydrolase family 1 protein, producing MEKSLPFPQGFLWGGAIAANQAEGAWNVDGKGPSVADAITWKPNLSLKDYDGHMALTDENIRDAFEGKNDALYPKRRGIDFYHHYKDDIALFAEMGFTVLRVSIAWSRIFPNGEDAAPNEAGLRFYEEMFRELRRHNIEPLVTLSHYEMPLALSEKYNGWVHRNVVDAFVRFSKVCFERYKDLVRYWLTFNEIDSIHRHPFTTAGIREEKSAPGKAKQDIYQGLHHQFVASALVTRDCHDIIPGSQVGCMLTKLTTYPHSCRPEDVEATLKKNLENYFYADVQVFGEYPPLILRDLARRDIQIEMLADDQRILKENTVDFVSFSYYMSLTESTQPDVERIPGNTVLGVKNPYLPASEWGWQIDPVGLKISLLELYDRYQKPLFIVENGLGAKDVVEDGKIHDSYRIDYFRAHFAQTLAAINEGVDVMGFTTWGCIDIISAGTSQMSKRYGFIYVDQDDEGKGTLKRLKKDSFWWYQKVIASNGADMG from the coding sequence ATGGAGAAATCCCTCCCGTTTCCGCAAGGTTTTTTATGGGGCGGTGCCATCGCTGCCAATCAGGCTGAAGGGGCATGGAACGTTGACGGCAAAGGGCCGTCAGTGGCTGATGCCATCACCTGGAAACCGAACCTGTCATTAAAGGATTACGATGGCCATATGGCGCTCACGGATGAGAACATCCGCGATGCGTTTGAAGGTAAGAACGATGCGTTGTACCCCAAACGTCGCGGCATCGATTTCTATCACCACTATAAAGACGACATTGCGCTATTCGCTGAGATGGGTTTTACCGTGCTGCGCGTATCGATTGCCTGGTCACGCATTTTTCCCAATGGTGAAGACGCCGCGCCAAACGAGGCGGGCCTGCGGTTTTATGAAGAGATGTTCCGCGAACTGCGTCGCCATAATATCGAACCGCTGGTGACGCTCTCCCACTATGAGATGCCGCTGGCGCTCAGTGAAAAGTATAACGGCTGGGTCCATCGCAACGTGGTGGATGCCTTTGTGCGCTTTAGTAAAGTCTGTTTCGAGCGCTATAAAGATCTGGTGCGTTACTGGCTTACCTTTAATGAGATCGACAGTATTCACCGCCACCCCTTTACCACCGCCGGTATCCGCGAGGAAAAAAGCGCCCCGGGCAAAGCGAAGCAGGATATCTACCAGGGGCTGCACCACCAGTTCGTCGCCTCAGCGCTGGTCACCCGCGACTGCCATGACATCATTCCGGGCAGCCAGGTGGGCTGTATGCTGACCAAGCTCACCACCTACCCGCACAGCTGCCGTCCAGAAGATGTGGAAGCAACGCTGAAGAAAAACCTTGAGAACTACTTCTATGCCGATGTGCAGGTGTTCGGCGAGTATCCGCCGCTGATCCTGCGCGATCTGGCCCGCCGCGATATTCAAATTGAGATGCTGGCCGACGATCAACGCATTTTAAAAGAGAATACCGTCGACTTTGTCTCATTTAGCTACTACATGTCGCTGACAGAATCCACCCAGCCTGATGTAGAACGCATCCCTGGCAATACCGTCCTCGGCGTGAAAAACCCCTACCTTCCTGCCTCAGAATGGGGCTGGCAGATCGATCCGGTAGGGCTGAAAATCTCGCTGCTTGAACTCTATGACCGTTATCAGAAGCCGCTTTTTATCGTCGAAAATGGGTTAGGTGCCAAAGACGTTGTGGAAGATGGGAAGATTCACGATAGCTACCGTATCGACTATTTCCGTGCCCACTTCGCGCAAACTTTGGCAGCTATTAATGAAGGGGTGGATGTGATGGGATTCACCACCTGGGGCTGCATTGACATTATCAGCGCAGGGACGTCACAAATGTCCAAGCGCTATGGCTTTATCTATGTCGACCAGGATGATGAAGGCAAAGGCACCCTCAAGCGCCTGAAAAAGGACTCCTTCTGGTGGTACCAGAAAGTGATTGCCAGTAATGGCGCGGATATGGGCTAA
- a CDS encoding dienelactone hydrolase family protein, protein MTEKSAFAPAAGPQAATVVSTPEQAITAGETSIPTQGENMPAYHARPKDAEGALPIVIVVQEIFGVHEHIRDICRRLALEGYLAVAPELYFRQGDPNEYSDIPTLFSNLVTKVPDAQVLADLDHVANWAARNGGDPHRLLMTGFCWGGRISWLYAAHNPQLKAAVAWYGKLVGEKTLNSPKHPVDIATDLNAPVLGLYGAEDTGIPQDTVETMRQALRAANAKAEIVVYPEAGHAFNADYRPSYHEESAKDGWQRMLGWFRQYGAKKS, encoded by the coding sequence ATGACTGAAAAATCTGCTTTTGCCCCTGCCGCTGGCCCGCAGGCCGCAACGGTTGTCTCCACCCCGGAACAGGCGATTACCGCCGGTGAGACATCTATCCCGACGCAGGGCGAGAATATGCCTGCCTATCATGCCCGCCCAAAAGATGCCGAAGGCGCCCTGCCGATCGTGATTGTGGTACAGGAAATCTTTGGCGTGCATGAACATATCCGCGATATCTGCCGCCGTCTGGCGCTGGAGGGCTACCTGGCCGTGGCCCCTGAGCTCTATTTCCGTCAGGGCGATCCCAATGAGTACAGCGACATCCCTACCCTGTTCAGCAACCTGGTGACAAAAGTGCCGGATGCGCAGGTCCTGGCCGACCTCGATCACGTGGCAAACTGGGCAGCCCGCAACGGCGGCGATCCGCATCGCCTGCTGATGACCGGTTTCTGCTGGGGCGGTCGCATTAGCTGGCTCTATGCTGCCCATAACCCGCAGCTGAAGGCGGCGGTGGCATGGTACGGCAAGCTGGTCGGTGAAAAGACCCTTAACTCACCCAAACATCCGGTTGATATCGCCACCGATCTCAATGCCCCCGTGCTGGGGCTGTATGGCGCGGAAGATACGGGCATTCCCCAGGATACCGTCGAGACCATGCGCCAGGCGCTGCGCGCGGCCAACGCGAAGGCGGAGATCGTGGTATATCCTGAGGCGGGCCATGCGTTTAATGCCGATTACCGCCCGAGCTATCATGAAGAGTCAGCCAAAGATGGCTGGCAGAGAATGCTGGGCTGGTTCCGCCAGTACGGGGCGAAAAAAAGTTAA